In a single window of the Prevotella melaninogenica genome:
- a CDS encoding OsmC family protein: protein MVVTKAIYQGKGRVEAKHVKSEVVVTTDAGKAVGGLGENQNPVQLLGNALSACVLTLMGLQAERGGVDFSGCYAEVGECEEDMKKFTVTRIPIVFHLKASFDEKQRKKFEYIANKACFVGNTLTAEKVFTFVYD, encoded by the coding sequence ATGGTAGTAACAAAAGCAATTTATCAAGGAAAAGGACGTGTTGAAGCAAAGCATGTAAAATCAGAGGTAGTCGTAACAACAGATGCTGGTAAGGCTGTTGGAGGTCTTGGAGAAAATCAAAACCCAGTTCAATTATTAGGTAATGCTCTGTCTGCTTGTGTTCTAACGCTGATGGGCTTGCAAGCTGAACGTGGAGGAGTAGACTTCTCTGGCTGTTATGCAGAAGTTGGGGAGTGCGAAGAAGATATGAAGAAGTTTACGGTTACTCGTATTCCAATAGTTTTTCACCTTAAAGCTTCATTTGATGAAAAGCAGCGGAAGAAGTTTGAATATATAGCTAACAAGGCTTGCTTTGTCGGTAATACCTTAACTGCTGAGAAAGTATTTACCTTTGTGTATGACTAA
- a CDS encoding HAD family hydrolase, with product MTEISLIAFDADDTLWGSQTYFNTVEKVYCEILAPYASADEVSHALRATEKANIPLFGYGSKAFMLSLIENAVKISHGKVKGYDIGQIFEVSKELLRLPGHPFDGVKTTLSKLRDTGKYRMIVFTKGELLDQENKFQRSGLRPYFDDIVIVSEKTSDAYKRLCKQFGVKAGQLLTVGDTYSEDIAPVLKIGGWAVHIPNYMGDEDRDYLNKIHPHLLRLSRFAELTNFLTPNARLIDESKLS from the coding sequence ATGACGGAGATTTCACTTATAGCATTTGATGCTGACGATACACTGTGGGGTAGTCAGACCTACTTTAATACAGTGGAAAAAGTGTACTGTGAGATTCTTGCCCCGTATGCTTCTGCAGATGAGGTGTCCCATGCTCTCCGCGCCACTGAAAAGGCAAACATACCACTTTTTGGTTATGGAAGTAAAGCTTTCATGTTATCATTAATAGAGAATGCGGTCAAGATCAGTCACGGAAAAGTAAAGGGTTATGACATTGGACAGATATTTGAGGTAAGCAAGGAATTACTACGACTACCAGGTCATCCTTTTGACGGTGTTAAAACAACATTATCGAAACTGCGTGACACTGGTAAATATCGAATGATTGTGTTCACAAAGGGAGAATTGCTTGATCAGGAAAATAAGTTTCAACGCTCGGGATTACGTCCCTACTTTGATGATATTGTTATCGTATCGGAAAAGACATCTGATGCTTATAAGCGTCTTTGTAAACAGTTTGGTGTGAAGGCAGGACAGCTTCTCACAGTTGGAGATACGTATTCTGAGGACATAGCTCCAGTACTAAAGATTGGAGGATGGGCTGTTCACATCCCAAATTATATGGGAGATGAAGACAGAGATTATCTTAATAAAATTCATCCACATTTATTGAGATTATCCAGATTTGCTGAACTTACAAATTTCTTGACTCCTAATGCAAGATTAATAGATGAGAGTAAGCTTTCCTAA
- a CDS encoding sulfatase family protein has translation MEQKLLTIALLSSAIGTGQEALAQTRGTATDKPNVIIILADDLGYGDLECYGAKNVQTPNINRLAKSGIRFMNGHAVAATSTPSRYSLLTGEYAWRREGTDVAAGNAGMIIKPSQFTMADMFKSRGYATCAIGKWHLGLGDKGGEQDWNAPLPESLGDLGFDYHYIMAATADRVPCVFIENGEVANYDPAHPIEVSYVKNFDGEPTGRKNPELLYNMRSSHGHDMSIVNGIGRIGYMKGGGKALWKDENLADSMLTHAVKFIENHKKEPFFMYFATNDVHVPRFPHERFRGKNSMGVRGDAIVQFDWTVGQLMKKLHELKIDDNTLIILTSDNGPVVDDGYQDRAEELLNGHSPAGPFRGNKYSAFEGGTAVPFVVSWPRKIKGGMVSKALVSQIDLLSSLGSLVRARFPKGSAPDSRDYLSTLLGTDTKGRDYVIGQSNTHVLSVLTSQYRYIEPSNGPKMIQWGPKIETGNLPVPQLYDMTVSPYETNNVAAEHADEVSRMQSILKSERSK, from the coding sequence ATGGAACAAAAACTCTTAACAATAGCCTTATTATCATCTGCAATCGGAACTGGTCAGGAGGCCTTAGCACAGACACGTGGAACAGCCACAGATAAGCCAAATGTAATTATTATATTAGCTGATGACCTTGGTTATGGTGATTTAGAGTGTTATGGTGCTAAAAACGTTCAGACACCTAATATTAATAGACTTGCAAAGTCAGGAATACGTTTTATGAATGGCCACGCTGTCGCTGCAACAAGTACCCCATCTCGCTATTCACTTCTTACAGGTGAGTATGCGTGGCGTCGAGAGGGTACGGATGTGGCTGCAGGTAATGCTGGAATGATTATTAAACCTAGCCAGTTTACAATGGCAGATATGTTTAAGAGTCGTGGCTATGCAACCTGTGCGATAGGAAAGTGGCACCTCGGATTAGGTGATAAAGGGGGTGAGCAAGACTGGAATGCACCCTTACCAGAGTCATTGGGTGACCTCGGCTTTGATTATCATTATATTATGGCTGCAACTGCTGACCGCGTTCCTTGTGTATTTATAGAGAACGGGGAGGTTGCAAACTATGATCCAGCTCACCCAATAGAAGTGTCATACGTAAAAAACTTTGATGGTGAACCTACAGGGCGGAAGAATCCTGAACTTCTTTATAATATGCGTTCAAGCCATGGCCATGATATGTCTATCGTTAATGGAATTGGAAGAATTGGATATATGAAGGGTGGAGGAAAGGCGCTTTGGAAAGACGAGAATCTTGCCGATTCAATGCTTACACATGCTGTCAAATTCATTGAAAATCATAAGAAGGAGCCTTTCTTTATGTATTTTGCAACCAATGATGTTCATGTTCCTCGCTTTCCTCACGAGCGTTTTCGAGGAAAGAATTCAATGGGAGTAAGAGGAGATGCTATTGTTCAATTTGATTGGACAGTCGGTCAATTAATGAAGAAACTACACGAACTAAAGATAGATGATAATACGCTTATTATTCTTACCAGTGATAATGGACCAGTTGTTGACGACGGATACCAAGATCGTGCAGAAGAATTACTTAATGGACATAGTCCTGCAGGACCATTCCGAGGTAATAAATACAGCGCTTTTGAGGGTGGAACAGCTGTACCTTTTGTTGTTTCGTGGCCGCGTAAAATTAAGGGTGGAATGGTCTCTAAAGCACTTGTTAGTCAGATAGACCTTCTTTCTTCATTGGGCTCACTTGTCCGTGCTCGTTTCCCGAAGGGTAGTGCACCAGATAGTCGAGACTATCTTTCAACACTTCTTGGTACTGACACAAAAGGGCGCGACTATGTAATTGGACAATCTAATACGCACGTTCTTTCAGTTCTCACCTCTCAATATCGGTACATCGAGCCAAGCAATGGACCAAAGATGATTCAATGGGGACCAAAGATTGAAACAGGAAATCTTCCAGTTCCACAGCTTTATGACATGACTGTCAGCCCTTACGAAACAAACAATGTTGCTGCTGAACATGCAGATGAGGTCTCACGTATGCAATCGATATTGAAGAGCGAGAGAAGTAAATAA
- a CDS encoding abortive infection system antitoxin AbiGi family protein, with amino-acid sequence MVKKNSHTSALFHYTRNQNIVINILREGLKFSYCREEFSDDLCLGIPMICFCDIPVGASFEHSSKYGQYAIGLSKDKLLDKYKEALGPVNYVTSLSSVEVAFQLRSVGIENRHEIDTISKKSHTPEINVTVNGRHYKGKVLPAEYTNNTLRLFLQSIEYHRSSTQAISLMKPYQSIHDGNKQINYDECEWRIVLPEHTKLNENTRCQWFWTKEEYESWRKQRENKFINEMPLLFTVDDIEYIIVPTKELIPNFIKRLIDLKEICGNKIEDKDRYSLVSKVISLEQIKRDF; translated from the coding sequence ATGGTAAAGAAGAATAGTCACACTTCAGCTTTATTTCATTATACCAGGAATCAAAATATTGTCATTAATATTTTGAGAGAAGGTTTGAAGTTCTCCTATTGTAGAGAGGAGTTCTCAGATGATTTATGTCTTGGTATTCCTATGATATGTTTTTGTGATATTCCAGTAGGTGCGAGTTTTGAGCATTCATCAAAGTATGGACAATATGCAATTGGCTTGTCAAAAGACAAGCTTTTAGACAAATATAAAGAAGCATTGGGACCAGTCAACTATGTAACATCCCTTTCATCAGTAGAAGTAGCCTTTCAATTAAGGAGTGTTGGGATTGAAAACAGACATGAGATTGATACAATTTCAAAAAAATCTCATACACCAGAAATAAATGTTACAGTTAATGGTAGACATTACAAGGGGAAGGTATTGCCTGCAGAATATACAAATAATACCTTGAGACTTTTCCTTCAAAGTATAGAATATCATCGCTCATCTACTCAAGCAATAAGTTTGATGAAACCATATCAGTCTATTCATGATGGTAATAAACAGATAAACTATGACGAATGCGAATGGAGAATAGTTTTACCTGAACATACAAAGCTCAATGAAAATACTCGTTGTCAATGGTTTTGGACAAAAGAAGAATATGAGAGTTGGAGAAAGCAAAGAGAAAATAAGTTCATTAATGAAATGCCACTCCTTTTCACTGTAGATGACATTGAGTACATTATTGTCCCTACAAAAGAATTAATCCCCAACTTTATAAAACGATTAATTGACTTAAAAGAAATTTGCGGTAATAAGATAGAGGATAAAGATAGATACTCTCTTGTTTCTAAAGTTATTAGTTTAGAACAAATTAAAAGAGACTTTTAG
- the rpmA gene encoding 50S ribosomal protein L27, with product MAHKKGVGSSKNGRESASKRLGVKIWGGQKIIAGNIIVRQRGNKHFPGENVAQGKDDTLYALADGVVYFHKGKYNKSTVSVLSEEVYAAKTVKPEA from the coding sequence ATGGCACATAAAAAAGGTGTAGGTAGTTCTAAGAACGGTCGCGAATCAGCTTCAAAGCGTTTAGGTGTTAAGATCTGGGGTGGCCAGAAGATTATCGCAGGTAACATCATCGTTCGCCAGCGCGGTAACAAGCACTTCCCAGGCGAGAATGTTGCACAGGGTAAGGACGACACATTGTATGCACTTGCAGACGGTGTTGTTTACTTCCACAAGGGCAAGTACAACAAGAGTACTGTTTCTGTTCTTTCAGAGGAAGTTTACGCTGCTAAGACTGTAAAGCCAGAAGCTTAA
- the rplU gene encoding 50S ribosomal protein L21, whose protein sequence is MYAIVEINGQQFKAEEGKKLFVNHIKDAEEGKAVEFDKVLLVDNNGTVTVGAPTVEGAKVVAEVVAPLVKGDKVIVFKMKRRKDYRKKNGHRSHFTQVEIKSINA, encoded by the coding sequence ATGTACGCAATTGTAGAAATTAACGGTCAGCAGTTCAAGGCTGAGGAGGGCAAGAAGCTCTTCGTAAACCACATCAAGGATGCGGAAGAAGGCAAGGCTGTTGAGTTTGACAAGGTTCTGTTGGTTGATAACAACGGAACAGTCACAGTAGGCGCACCAACTGTTGAGGGCGCAAAGGTAGTAGCTGAGGTAGTAGCTCCTCTCGTAAAGGGCGACAAGGTTATCGTCTTCAAGATGAAACGTCGTAAGGACTACAGAAAGAAGAACGGTCATCGTTCACACTTCACTCAGGTAGAAATTAAATCAATTAACGCTTAA
- a CDS encoding NUDIX hydrolase gives MNKIKQRSDNDMKWSTLSSEQLINRPWLKARRDTVQLPNGKVYDEYYVLSYPTWINVIAETEDGELILERQYRHGLGVVSTEICAGVVEEGETPLQAAQRELEEETGYTGGEWEEIMIISANPSTMDNLCHCFYARNVKKTNNQQLDDTEDIEVFLRSKEEVKEMLLRGEFIQSMMVAPLWKYFTIID, from the coding sequence ATGAACAAGATAAAACAACGCAGTGATAATGATATGAAATGGAGTACACTCTCCTCCGAGCAACTTATTAATCGACCTTGGTTAAAGGCTCGCCGTGATACCGTTCAGTTACCTAATGGAAAGGTTTATGACGAATATTACGTACTATCATATCCAACATGGATTAATGTTATTGCTGAAACAGAAGATGGAGAACTTATTTTGGAACGTCAGTATAGACATGGACTCGGTGTTGTGTCGACTGAGATTTGTGCAGGAGTTGTAGAAGAAGGCGAGACACCTTTACAAGCTGCACAACGTGAATTAGAAGAAGAAACAGGTTATACAGGTGGAGAATGGGAAGAGATTATGATTATCTCTGCAAACCCAAGTACAATGGATAATCTTTGCCATTGCTTTTATGCTCGTAACGTCAAAAAAACGAACAATCAACAACTTGATGACACAGAAGATATTGAGGTATTTCTTCGTTCTAAGGAAGAAGTAAAAGAAATGTTATTACGTGGAGAGTTTATTCAGTCGATGATGGTAGCTCCACTATGGAAATACTTTACCATCATAGATTAA
- a CDS encoding AAA family ATPase — protein sequence MSFKRLDTNKFIQAAKDYKSFDGYKCGVKSIDDILRIDKQTLTTIVATPASGKSTFTNFYGYQMAKNNNWKTLYIATETPQDRQCRMLSILFQSAAKASEFSILYDYDFSDWQDLLDMIKDAKETYGVDMVVIDNFTMLQHLIGEINTTNIARALSALKQASIDNDIAVILVTHPTKLIEGQEVTAYSVNGSANFYNISDFMFSLKISDYEAKETTIKVLKVRDSAKGVMGGKCVLKYNPVHLTYSDTDSSTEDNTPKDINKDIATDVMKAIMEEKAKEGSQPAAQATPTATQPATKAAPAVKEEAAKEKANTEEIKKEKQEAKEEKQAQRITPDFIHNTKVNIMGQHKVLNEYTLYNAIMLGRNCKEEIEAVRNIDRNKNESEYRQAKAKVLSYTPSCLCQGETAKEVKEVNPLIAVDLDEKDNKGMTLEEMRKRVNSLPYVMYSSMSVGGKGMYALIPILDENKTDFKAVFKALEEDFNKIGLKLDSSCINVNRERYMSIDDNEYWNTKCDIYTRKLNIPTQVNKQPLQGLEINANKPLTEREFKKVKSMVEDIKQNKIQLSKNHKDTLGLANAIANIWGENGRELLHIIRQQRSGYDEFKTDCNFDYVLNNLEDNERYGLRFIFKKYNQAKGQTQVN from the coding sequence ATGAGTTTCAAAAGATTAGATACAAACAAGTTCATACAAGCAGCAAAGGACTATAAATCATTTGACGGTTATAAATGTGGGGTTAAATCAATAGATGATATTTTGCGAATAGACAAACAGACATTAACAACAATAGTCGCAACCCCTGCCAGCGGTAAGTCAACTTTTACAAATTTTTACGGCTATCAAATGGCAAAAAATAATAATTGGAAAACCCTATATATTGCGACCGAAACACCGCAAGACCGCCAATGTAGAATGTTATCTATTTTGTTCCAATCAGCAGCCAAAGCAAGCGAATTTAGCATATTATACGACTATGATTTTAGCGATTGGCAAGATTTATTAGATATGATAAAGGACGCAAAGGAAACATACGGGGTTGATATGGTGGTTATTGATAACTTTACAATGCTACAGCACTTAATCGGTGAGATTAACACTACCAATATAGCAAGGGCTTTGAGTGCCCTAAAGCAGGCAAGTATAGATAACGATATAGCGGTTATATTAGTAACACATCCCACTAAATTAATTGAAGGTCAAGAAGTTACTGCTTATTCCGTTAATGGCAGCGCAAACTTTTATAACATTTCTGATTTTATGTTTAGTTTGAAAATTAGCGATTATGAAGCCAAAGAAACAACTATAAAAGTGTTGAAAGTAAGGGACAGCGCAAAAGGAGTAATGGGGGGCAAATGCGTATTAAAGTATAACCCCGTACACCTTACATATAGCGACACGGACAGCAGCACCGAGGACAACACCCCAAAGGATATTAATAAAGATATTGCGACCGATGTAATGAAGGCAATAATGGAGGAAAAAGCAAAGGAAGGCAGCCAGCCAGCAGCACAAGCAACCCCAACAGCAACACAACCAGCAACCAAAGCAGCCCCAGCAGTCAAAGAGGAAGCAGCCAAGGAGAAAGCAAATACCGAGGAAATAAAGAAAGAAAAGCAGGAAGCAAAAGAGGAAAAGCAGGCGCAAAGAATAACCCCCGATTTCATACATAATACCAAAGTTAACATTATGGGACAACATAAAGTATTGAATGAATACACATTATACAATGCTATAATGTTAGGGAGAAACTGCAAAGAGGAAATAGAAGCGGTGAGAAACATTGACAGAAACAAGAATGAAAGTGAGTACAGACAAGCAAAAGCAAAGGTATTATCTTATACCCCTTCTTGTCTTTGTCAAGGCGAAACAGCCAAGGAAGTAAAAGAAGTTAACCCACTAATTGCCGTTGATTTAGATGAGAAGGACAATAAGGGAATGACACTTGAAGAAATGCGTAAAAGGGTTAATTCATTGCCTTATGTTATGTATAGTAGTATGTCAGTAGGAGGCAAAGGAATGTACGCTTTAATACCAATTTTGGACGAAAATAAAACCGACTTTAAGGCGGTGTTTAAGGCATTGGAGGAGGACTTTAATAAAATAGGTTTGAAGTTAGATAGTAGTTGCATTAATGTCAATCGTGAAAGATATATGAGCATTGACGATAACGAATATTGGAATACTAAATGCGATATATATACACGTAAATTAAACATACCAACCCAAGTTAATAAACAACCCCTTCAAGGGTTGGAAATTAACGCAAATAAACCACTTACAGAAAGGGAATTTAAAAAGGTTAAATCAATGGTGGAGGATATCAAGCAAAATAAAATACAACTTTCAAAAAATCACAAAGATACGCTTGGGCTGGCTAATGCAATAGCCAACATTTGGGGCGAAAATGGCAGGGAGTTATTACACATAATCAGGCAGCAAAGAAGCGGTTACGATGAGTTCAAAACAGATTGTAATTTTGATTATGTACTCAATAACTTAGAAGATAACGAGCGGTACGGATTGAGGTTTATTTTTAAAAAATACAACCAAGCAAAAGGGCAAACACAAGTAAACTAA
- a CDS encoding NUMOD3 domain-containing DNA-binding protein: protein MMTGRKHSEETKRKMSEAQKARYKNMTPEKEAKRIEAIKKKWEKINAAINLIDLSNQFKDEV from the coding sequence ATGATGACAGGAAGAAAGCACAGCGAGGAAACAAAGCGCAAGATGTCAGAAGCACAGAAAGCACGATATAAGAATATGACACCAGAAAAGGAAGCGAAAAGAATTGAAGCGATAAAAAAGAAATGGGAGAAGATTAACGCAGCAATTAATTTAATTGATTTATCCAATCAATTTAAAGATGAAGTATAA
- a CDS encoding tyrosine-type recombinase/integrase, producing the protein MELSQLISVNFNLRKPKSTTPTPLYMVVYYVDDKGKSVQAKIPTRRKVLPALWDSKRQQPILTSVHIDLTTKQLQEQAELTAFVSNCRILVLSQNFTTFDELKENINLTDNDMSVTPQFIQSKKTPKATKMIEEVLTMWEQQGSLAKNTINTYRTDYKKWCEWLTTTNQTDSAKALSQVAFNSFKDWMLAQNESAQNINIKCSTIARIIKELVNGKGAKYGIKKVTFKNLATISKKVKCELLEEEIEALKQVETQTEKETFSCNVFLLQLATGQRISDVYTILKGEYTTQSDGNGNEFIIIINKKGTRGAKVKKSYIPMTKEVSDLLQVLQGSELLPKNGDALKDLINRNIKKIARRAGLTRITENGKPLCEEISTHYARHTAATQMARKGLTSEQIALQLGNSSEMVERVYTHPTDNDIIAKLQPQQAQAAPAQHVQAEQPAPTQQARTKIEATKNIGGYDVTLQAYGTSEIDNYFIKKELNSKLARLKELRSNVMSEGVFDYSLHYISKRNNILKVYNELIKKVLKKLQYPAQEIERKSSEELQNTLYLLRGDLDTYISKGQIKVLFSSTKDKTKEVDDLITKINVLCDILEA; encoded by the coding sequence ATGGAATTAAGTCAGTTAATTAGTGTTAATTTCAATCTTCGCAAGCCAAAGAGTACAACCCCCACCCCCTTATATATGGTGGTGTACTATGTTGATGACAAAGGAAAATCAGTACAAGCAAAGATACCAACGAGAAGGAAAGTATTACCAGCCCTTTGGGATAGTAAGCGACAGCAGCCAATCTTAACAAGTGTTCATATCGATTTGACAACCAAGCAGTTACAAGAACAAGCGGAGTTAACCGCTTTTGTGTCTAATTGCCGTATTTTGGTATTGTCGCAAAATTTTACTACCTTTGACGAATTAAAAGAAAACATTAACTTAACCGATAACGATATGTCAGTAACACCGCAATTTATACAATCAAAGAAAACACCTAAAGCAACCAAGATGATAGAAGAGGTGTTAACTATGTGGGAACAGCAAGGGAGTTTAGCAAAGAACACTATTAACACATACCGAACAGATTACAAAAAATGGTGTGAATGGCTAACTACCACCAATCAGACAGATAGCGCAAAGGCACTTAGTCAAGTAGCGTTTAATTCATTCAAAGATTGGATGTTAGCACAAAATGAAAGCGCACAAAACATCAATATCAAATGTAGCACTATAGCACGTATAATCAAAGAATTAGTTAACGGCAAGGGTGCAAAATATGGGATTAAAAAGGTGACTTTCAAAAATTTAGCCACCATTAGCAAGAAGGTTAAATGTGAACTATTGGAGGAGGAAATAGAAGCATTAAAGCAGGTGGAAACACAGACCGAAAAGGAAACATTTTCATGCAACGTATTTTTATTGCAACTGGCTACAGGTCAGAGAATTAGCGATGTATACACCATATTAAAAGGGGAATATACAACACAATCAGACGGCAACGGCAACGAATTTATTATAATTATCAATAAAAAGGGAACAAGGGGGGCAAAAGTAAAGAAGTCATATATCCCTATGACAAAGGAAGTTAGCGACTTATTGCAGGTGTTACAAGGTAGTGAGTTATTGCCAAAAAATGGTGATGCACTAAAAGACCTTATAAACCGCAACATAAAGAAGATAGCAAGAAGGGCAGGGTTAACACGTATTACCGAGAACGGCAAGCCATTATGTGAGGAAATAAGTACACATTACGCAAGGCACACAGCAGCCACACAAATGGCAAGAAAGGGGCTAACATCGGAACAAATTGCGCTACAATTGGGCAATAGTTCCGAAATGGTAGAACGTGTTTACACACACCCTACAGACAACGATATAATAGCCAAGTTGCAGCCACAACAAGCACAAGCAGCACCAGCGCAACACGTGCAAGCAGAACAGCCAGCACCGACACAGCAGGCACGCACAAAGATAGAAGCAACAAAGAACATAGGGGGATATGATGTTACGTTACAAGCATACGGAACAAGTGAGATAGACAACTATTTTATTAAAAAGGAATTAAATAGCAAATTAGCACGATTAAAGGAGTTGAGAAGCAACGTAATGAGTGAAGGGGTATTTGATTATTCCCTTCATTATATAAGTAAAAGAAACAACATTTTAAAAGTGTATAATGAACTAATAAAAAAAGTACTTAAAAAATTGCAGTACCCAGCCCAAGAAATAGAGAGAAAAAGCAGTGAAGAATTACAAAACACGCTTTATTTGTTGCGTGGGGACTTAGACACGTATATAAGTAAGGGACAAATAAAGGTACTATTCAGCAGCACCAAGGATAAAACAAAAGAAGTGGACGATTTAATAACTAAAATAAACGTACTTTGTGACATATTGGAAGCATAA
- a CDS encoding DUF4230 domain-containing protein, whose amino-acid sequence MKINTSDNIIIEQNNNENKPTKKGILSRILASNKGCLLTFLIIISLCGGLFYWFNSTNDISISSDQRIDITPTQIQQIQDIGQWEFLAINDEELIDTISRGFFSDSELVRIYYGTVRLGVDLHQTEPHWIRVENDSVIVAKLPPIGLLDTNFIDEAKSRSFFEKGDWTSADREQLYNRAYKKMIARCMTAENIMIAEKNAKQQFTQFLKAMGYKNIEVTITPRKASR is encoded by the coding sequence ATGAAAATAAATACATCTGATAACATTATCATAGAACAAAATAATAATGAGAATAAGCCGACTAAGAAAGGGATTCTTAGTCGTATCTTAGCATCCAATAAAGGCTGTCTTCTGACCTTTTTAATTATCATTAGTCTTTGTGGTGGTCTCTTTTATTGGTTTAATTCAACCAATGATATAAGTATATCATCAGATCAGCGTATTGATATTACGCCAACACAGATACAGCAAATACAAGATATCGGACAATGGGAATTCCTTGCTATCAACGACGAGGAACTTATTGATACCATAAGTCGTGGTTTCTTCTCTGATTCAGAACTTGTTCGTATCTATTATGGGACAGTCCGCTTAGGTGTTGACTTGCATCAAACTGAACCTCATTGGATTCGTGTGGAGAATGACAGTGTTATCGTTGCAAAGTTGCCTCCTATTGGATTACTTGATACTAACTTTATAGATGAAGCTAAATCACGTTCGTTCTTTGAGAAGGGGGACTGGACTTCAGCTGATCGCGAGCAGCTTTACAATCGTGCATACAAAAAGATGATAGCTCGTTGTATGACTGCAGAGAACATTATGATAGCTGAGAAAAATGCAAAACAGCAGTTTACTCAGTTTTTGAAGGCAATGGGCTATAAGAATATAGAGGTGACAATTACTCCACGGAAAGCTTCTCGATAG
- a CDS encoding DUF4230 domain-containing protein — MKHFILILSFLSLLTIGCTNKKNTEESAAKAIDTIPMLVTQVQQCSRLYTTEYRIHKIITHDDKMKLSGSFMKQDFSVNLPLGDRRIAIPMDATLKAYIDLSSFSDKNIQRRGKELVVTLPDPKILLTSTKINHKEVKQYVALTRHNFTDAELTSYEAQGRKQIIASIPQMGIIEQAQESAARQLVPIFTAMGYKESDVTISFRKKFTLKDLGQVIEVNKKD; from the coding sequence ATGAAACATTTCATCCTCATATTATCGTTTTTATCGTTGCTTACAATTGGTTGTACAAACAAGAAAAATACTGAAGAGTCTGCAGCAAAGGCCATTGACACAATTCCGATGCTGGTAACACAGGTACAGCAATGTTCACGACTTTACACAACAGAATATCGTATTCATAAGATTATCACCCATGATGATAAGATGAAACTTTCTGGCTCGTTTATGAAGCAGGACTTCAGTGTAAACTTGCCATTAGGCGACCGCCGCATTGCAATTCCTATGGATGCTACTTTGAAGGCATACATAGATTTATCAAGTTTTAGCGATAAGAATATTCAACGTCGAGGAAAAGAACTTGTTGTCACCCTACCCGATCCTAAGATTCTTCTTACTTCTACGAAGATTAACCATAAGGAGGTGAAGCAATATGTGGCATTGACACGGCATAACTTTACGGATGCTGAGCTTACAAGCTATGAGGCACAAGGAAGAAAACAGATTATTGCTTCTATTCCTCAGATGGGTATCATAGAACAAGCACAGGAGAGTGCAGCTCGCCAACTTGTTCCTATCTTTACAGCTATGGGATACAAAGAGTCTGATGTTACTATATCTTTCCGCAAGAAGTTTACTCTTAAGGATTTAGGACAGGTGATTGAAGTAAATAAAAAAGATTGA